A genomic segment from Pseudomonas sp. S09G 359 encodes:
- a CDS encoding efflux RND transporter permease subunit — protein MSKFFIDRPIFAWVIALVIMLVGALSILKLPINQYPAIAPTAIDIQVTYPGASAQTVQDTVVQVIEQQLNGIDNLRYVASDSNSDGSMTITATFNQGTNPDIAQVQVQNKLNLATPLLPQEVQQQGIRVTKSVKNFLMVIGLVSEDGSMTKDDLSNYIVSNIQDPISRTAGVGDFQVFGSQYAMRIWLDPAKLNNFQLTPVDVSTAISAQNVQVATGQLGGLPALPGNQLNATIIGKTRLQTAEQFGNILMKVNADGSQVRLRDVSRIELGGQNYSISAQFNGKPASGMAIKLASGANALDTGKAIRETVKSLEPFFPPGMKAVVPYDTTPVVTESISGVVDTLVEAIVLVFLVMFLFLQNFRATIITTMTVPVVLLGTFGILAAFGFTINTLTMFGMILAIGLLVDDAIVVVENVERVMAEEHLSPKEATVKSMGQIQGALVGIALVLSAVLLPMAFFGGSTGVIYKQFSITIVSAMALSVLVALIFTPALCATMLKPIDPEKHGQPKRGFFGWFNRTFDRGVLSYERGVGNMIKHKIPAFLVYALIIVGMVWLFMRIPAAFLPDEDQGVIFAQVQTPVGSSAERTQKVIDDMRAFLLNDKEGEPGEGKGVKSVFTVNGFNFAGRGQSSGLAFVMLKPWDERDASNSVFEIAKRAQGYFMQTFKDAMVFAIVPPSVLELGNATGFDVFLQDQGGVGHEKLMAARNQFLGMAAQSKILAGVRPNGVNDEPQYELTVDDEKASAQGITLSNINQTLAIALGGSYVNDFIDRGRVKKVYVQGDAASRMSPEDLNKWFVRSDSGKMVPLSAIASGKWIFGSPKLSRYNGVAAMEILGTPAPGYSTGDAMAEVERIAKQLPAGIGYAWTGLSYEERLSGSQAPALYALSLLVVFLCLAALYESWSIPIAVILVVPLGVVGALMATSMRGLSNDVFFQVGLLVTVGLAAKNAILIVEFAKELHEQGKGIVEAAIEASRMRLRPIIMTSMAFVLGVLPLAISTGAGSGSQHAIGTGVIGGMITATVLAIFWVPLFFATVSAAGERKQTEPKQTPKEAGQ, from the coding sequence ATGTCGAAATTTTTTATCGACCGTCCCATTTTCGCCTGGGTAATTGCCCTGGTGATCATGCTGGTCGGGGCACTGTCGATCCTGAAGTTGCCCATCAACCAATACCCGGCCATCGCGCCAACCGCCATCGACATCCAGGTGACCTACCCAGGTGCGTCTGCACAAACCGTGCAGGACACCGTGGTGCAGGTGATCGAGCAACAGCTCAACGGTATCGACAACCTGCGTTATGTGGCCTCGGACAGTAACTCCGACGGCAGCATGACCATCACCGCGACGTTCAACCAGGGTACCAACCCGGACATCGCCCAGGTTCAGGTGCAGAACAAGCTGAACCTGGCGACCCCACTGCTGCCGCAAGAAGTGCAGCAGCAGGGTATCCGCGTGACCAAGTCGGTGAAGAACTTCCTGATGGTAATCGGTCTGGTGTCGGAAGACGGCAGCATGACCAAGGACGACCTCTCCAACTACATCGTGTCCAACATCCAGGACCCGATCTCGCGTACTGCGGGTGTCGGTGACTTCCAGGTGTTCGGTTCGCAGTACGCCATGCGTATCTGGCTCGACCCGGCCAAGCTGAATAACTTCCAGTTGACCCCGGTCGACGTCAGCACCGCCATCTCGGCGCAGAACGTCCAGGTGGCCACCGGTCAATTGGGCGGCCTGCCTGCCCTGCCCGGCAACCAGCTGAACGCCACCATCATCGGCAAGACGCGCCTGCAAACTGCAGAGCAGTTCGGCAACATCCTGATGAAGGTGAATGCCGACGGTTCCCAGGTGCGCCTGCGTGACGTCTCCCGTATCGAACTGGGTGGCCAGAACTACAGCATCAGTGCGCAGTTCAACGGCAAGCCCGCTTCCGGTATGGCGATCAAGCTGGCCTCGGGCGCCAACGCCCTGGACACCGGCAAGGCCATCCGTGAAACGGTCAAGTCTCTGGAGCCGTTCTTCCCGCCTGGCATGAAGGCGGTGGTGCCGTATGACACCACCCCGGTGGTGACTGAATCGATCTCCGGTGTAGTCGACACCCTGGTCGAAGCGATCGTGCTGGTGTTCCTGGTGATGTTCCTGTTCCTGCAGAACTTCCGCGCCACCATCATCACCACCATGACTGTACCAGTGGTGTTGCTGGGTACCTTCGGGATCCTGGCGGCGTTCGGCTTCACCATCAACACCCTGACCATGTTCGGCATGATCCTGGCCATCGGCTTGCTGGTGGACGACGCCATCGTCGTGGTGGAAAACGTCGAGCGGGTGATGGCCGAGGAGCACCTGTCGCCCAAGGAGGCGACGGTCAAGTCCATGGGCCAGATTCAGGGCGCCCTGGTGGGTATTGCCCTGGTGCTGTCGGCGGTACTGTTGCCAATGGCATTCTTCGGCGGCTCTACCGGTGTGATCTACAAACAGTTCTCCATCACCATCGTTTCGGCCATGGCGTTGTCGGTACTGGTTGCCCTGATCTTCACCCCGGCCTTGTGCGCCACCATGCTCAAGCCGATCGACCCGGAAAAACACGGCCAACCCAAGCGCGGTTTCTTCGGCTGGTTCAACCGCACCTTCGACCGTGGCGTACTGAGCTACGAGCGCGGCGTGGGCAACATGATCAAGCACAAGATCCCGGCGTTTCTGGTGTACGCGCTGATCATCGTCGGCATGGTCTGGCTGTTCATGCGCATTCCTGCTGCGTTCCTGCCTGACGAAGACCAGGGCGTGATTTTTGCCCAGGTGCAGACGCCGGTAGGTTCTTCGGCTGAACGTACGCAGAAAGTCATCGACGATATGCGCGCGTTCCTGCTCAACGACAAGGAAGGCGAGCCTGGCGAAGGCAAAGGCGTGAAATCGGTGTTTACCGTAAACGGCTTCAACTTCGCCGGTCGTGGCCAGAGCTCGGGCCTGGCATTCGTGATGCTCAAGCCGTGGGATGAGCGTGACGCGTCCAACTCGGTGTTCGAGATCGCCAAGCGCGCCCAAGGCTATTTCATGCAGACATTCAAGGACGCCATGGTATTTGCCATCGTGCCGCCGTCTGTACTGGAACTGGGTAACGCCACCGGCTTCGACGTGTTCCTGCAAGACCAGGGCGGTGTTGGCCATGAAAAATTGATGGCCGCACGCAACCAGTTCCTCGGTATGGCCGCACAGAGCAAGATCCTGGCAGGTGTGCGCCCCAACGGCGTGAACGATGAGCCGCAGTACGAGCTCACCGTCGACGACGAGAAGGCCAGCGCCCAAGGCATCACCCTGTCGAACATCAACCAGACCCTGGCGATTGCCCTGGGTGGCAGCTACGTCAACGACTTCATCGACCGTGGTCGAGTGAAGAAGGTGTACGTGCAAGGTGACGCCGCCAGCCGCATGTCCCCTGAAGACCTGAACAAATGGTTCGTACGCAGTGACTCCGGGAAGATGGTGCCGTTGTCTGCCATCGCTTCGGGCAAGTGGATCTTCGGTTCGCCGAAACTCTCGCGCTACAACGGTGTAGCGGCGATGGAAATCCTCGGCACCCCGGCGCCGGGCTACAGTACCGGTGACGCCATGGCCGAAGTCGAGCGTATCGCCAAGCAACTGCCGGCGGGTATTGGCTATGCGTGGACCGGCCTGTCGTATGAAGAACGTCTGTCCGGCTCCCAGGCGCCTGCGCTGTACGCCTTGTCGCTGCTGGTAGTGTTCCTGTGCCTCGCGGCACTGTACGAAAGCTGGTCGATTCCGATCGCAGTCATCCTGGTAGTCCCACTGGGGGTTGTGGGTGCGTTGATGGCGACCAGCATGCGCGGGCTGTCCAACGACGTGTTCTTCCAGGTGGGCTTGCTGGTGACGGTGGGCCTGGCAGCGAAGAACGCCATCCTGATCGTGGAGTTCGCCAAAGAGCTCCACGAACAAGGCAAAGGCATCGTCGAGGCCGCCATCGAAGCTTCCCGCATGCGTCTGCGCCCGATCATCATGACCTCCATGGCCTTCGTCCTCGGCGTGTTGCCGCTGGCGATCTCCACGGGCGCAGGCTCCGGCAGCCAGCACGCGATCGGTACCGGTGTAATTGGCGGTATGATCACGGCCACTGTCCTGGCGATCTTCTGGGTGCCACTGTTCTTTGCAACCGTGTCCGCCGCGGGCGAGCGTAAACAGACTGAACCCAAGCAAACTCCTAAAGAGGCTGGCCAATGA
- a CDS encoding efflux RND transporter periplasmic adaptor subunit produces the protein MQLKPAVTALVTAVALASLLSGCKKEEAAPPAQTPQVGVVTIQPQAYTLTSELPGRTTAYRIAEVRPQVNGIILKRLFKEGADVKEGQQLYQIDPSVYEATLKSAQASLTQTKSITDRYKQLVDEQAVSRQEYDTAVANRMTSEANVQTAQINVRYTKVFAPISGRIGRSSVTEGALVSSGQTDAMAVIQQLDPIYVDVTQSSAEMLKLRRDLESGQLEKAGANAAKVKLTLEDGSDYGQDGKLEFSEVSVDQTTGSVTLRAVFPNPDHTLLPGMFVHAQLQAGVNSKAILAPQQGVTRDLKGIPTALVVNKDNKVEQRVLVANRTAGAYWLVEKGLDAGDRVITEGLQYVKPGIEVQVKDAGNAKPAGSAPAPAAAAGQGE, from the coding sequence ATGCAACTTAAGCCAGCTGTTACCGCTCTGGTCACTGCCGTCGCCCTGGCATCGCTGCTCAGCGGATGTAAAAAGGAAGAAGCGGCTCCGCCCGCTCAAACCCCTCAGGTCGGCGTGGTCACCATTCAACCGCAAGCCTATACCCTGACCTCCGAGCTGCCAGGCCGCACCACCGCCTACCGCATCGCGGAAGTTCGCCCACAGGTCAACGGCATCATTCTCAAGCGCCTGTTCAAGGAAGGCGCGGACGTGAAGGAAGGCCAGCAGCTTTATCAGATCGACCCGTCGGTCTATGAAGCCACGCTCAAAAGCGCGCAAGCCAGCCTGACCCAGACCAAGTCGATCACCGACCGCTACAAGCAGTTGGTCGATGAGCAAGCCGTGAGCCGTCAGGAATACGACACTGCCGTCGCCAACCGCATGACTTCGGAAGCAAACGTTCAAACCGCCCAGATCAACGTGCGTTACACCAAAGTGTTCGCGCCGATCTCCGGGCGTATCGGCCGTTCTTCGGTGACCGAAGGCGCGCTGGTGAGCAGCGGCCAGACCGACGCCATGGCGGTGATCCAGCAACTGGACCCGATCTACGTCGACGTCACGCAGTCTTCGGCTGAAATGCTGAAACTGCGCCGCGACCTGGAAAGCGGTCAGCTGGAAAAAGCCGGCGCCAATGCGGCCAAGGTCAAGCTGACCCTGGAAGACGGCAGCGACTACGGCCAGGACGGTAAGCTGGAGTTCTCCGAAGTGTCGGTTGACCAGACCACCGGCTCCGTGACCCTGCGCGCCGTGTTCCCGAACCCTGACCACACCCTGCTGCCGGGCATGTTCGTGCACGCCCAGCTGCAAGCCGGTGTGAACAGCAAGGCCATCCTGGCACCACAGCAAGGCGTGACCCGCGACCTCAAGGGCATCCCGACGGCGCTGGTGGTGAACAAGGACAACAAGGTCGAGCAACGCGTACTGGTCGCCAACCGTACTGCCGGCGCTTATTGGCTGGTGGAAAAAGGCCTCGACGCCGGTGACCGTGTGATTACTGAAGGCTTGCAGTACGTCAAGCCGGGCATCGAAGTCCAGGTCAAGGACGCCGGCAACGCCAAACCTGCCGGTTCTGCTCCAGCTCCTGCTGCCGCTGCTGGCCAGGGGGAGTAA
- a CDS encoding TetR family transcriptional regulator, translating into MVRRTKEEAQETRSQILDAAEQAFYERGVARTTLADIAALAGVTRGAIYWHFSNKSDLLQALLDTLHEPLDELARASESEDELDPLGCMRKLLIRLYHQVALDPKTRRINEILFHKCEFTDEMCDMRRQRQTHSLECNLRIGLTLRNAVHRGQLPENLDTTRGAVCIHAFIHGLIGQWLLVPDSFQLHQEAERWVDAGLDMLRLSPSLRN; encoded by the coding sequence ATGGTTCGTCGTACCAAAGAGGAAGCTCAGGAGACGCGCAGCCAGATTCTCGATGCCGCCGAGCAAGCCTTTTATGAGCGCGGTGTCGCGCGGACCACGTTGGCGGACATCGCCGCGCTGGCCGGGGTGACGCGCGGTGCCATCTATTGGCATTTCAGCAACAAGTCCGACTTGCTGCAGGCGCTGCTCGACACGCTGCATGAGCCCCTGGACGAGTTGGCGCGCGCCAGCGAAAGCGAGGATGAGCTCGATCCGCTGGGCTGCATGCGCAAGTTGCTCATTCGTCTTTACCATCAGGTGGCCCTGGACCCGAAGACCCGGCGCATCAACGAGATTTTGTTTCATAAGTGCGAGTTCACCGATGAAATGTGTGACATGCGCCGTCAACGCCAGACCCATAGCCTGGAGTGCAACCTGCGTATCGGCCTGACATTGCGTAACGCGGTCCATCGTGGGCAGCTTCCGGAAAACCTCGACACTACGCGTGGAGCGGTGTGCATCCACGCCTTCATCCACGGCTTGATCGGCCAGTGGTTACTGGTGCCCGACAGCTTTCAATTGCACCAGGAAGCCGAACGTTGGGTGGACGCCGGGCTGGACATGCTGCGCCTGAGCCCTAGCCTGCGCAATTGA
- a CDS encoding alkene reductase, producing MTTIFDPIKLGDLELSNRIIMAPLTRCRADAGRVPNALMAEYYVQRASAGLILSEATSVTPLGVGYPDTPGIWSNDQVRGWANVTKAIHGAGGKIFLQLWHVGRISHESYLNGETPVAPSAIQPKGHVSLVRPLADYPTPRALETAEIADIVDAYRTGAENAKAAGFDGVEIHGANGYLLDQFLQSSTNQRTDQYGGSLENRARLLLEVTDAAIEVWGAGRVGVHLAPRADSHDMGDDNLAETFTYVASELGKRGIAFICSREKEGADSLGPQLKKAFGGAYIANERFTKDSANAWLAEGKADAVAWGVPFIANPDLPARLKADAPLNDPRPDTFYSKGPVGYIDYPTLAI from the coding sequence ATGACGACTATTTTCGATCCGATCAAACTGGGCGACCTGGAACTGTCGAACCGCATCATCATGGCGCCGCTGACCCGCTGCCGTGCCGACGCCGGTCGCGTGCCCAACGCCCTGATGGCTGAATACTACGTACAACGCGCGTCCGCCGGGCTGATCCTCAGCGAAGCCACCTCCGTCACGCCGCTGGGCGTGGGCTACCCGGATACCCCGGGCATCTGGTCCAACGACCAGGTGCGCGGCTGGGCCAACGTGACCAAGGCGATCCACGGCGCGGGCGGCAAGATCTTCCTGCAACTGTGGCATGTGGGCCGCATCTCCCATGAGTCCTACCTGAACGGCGAAACCCCGGTGGCACCGAGCGCCATCCAGCCAAAAGGCCATGTCAGCCTGGTTCGCCCACTGGCCGACTACCCAACCCCACGTGCCCTGGAAACCGCTGAAATCGCCGACATCGTCGACGCCTACCGCACCGGTGCCGAGAACGCCAAGGCCGCCGGCTTCGACGGCGTGGAAATCCACGGCGCCAACGGCTACCTGCTCGACCAGTTCCTGCAAAGCAGCACCAACCAGCGCACCGACCAGTACGGCGGCTCCCTGGAAAACCGTGCGCGCCTGCTGCTGGAAGTGACCGACGCGGCCATCGAAGTCTGGGGCGCCGGGCGTGTGGGTGTGCACCTGGCACCGCGTGCCGACTCCCACGACATGGGCGACGACAACCTGGCAGAAACCTTCACCTACGTCGCCAGTGAACTGGGCAAGCGTGGTATCGCGTTTATCTGCTCGCGTGAGAAGGAAGGCGCAGACAGCCTCGGCCCACAACTGAAAAAAGCCTTCGGCGGCGCGTACATCGCCAACGAGCGCTTTACCAAGGACAGCGCCAATGCCTGGCTGGCTGAAGGCAAGGCTGATGCAGTGGCCTGGGGCGTCCCCTTTATTGCCAACCCCGACCTGCCGGCACGCCTGAAGGCCGACGCGCCGCTGAACGACCCGCGCCCGGACACCTTCTATAGCAAGGGCCCGGTTGGCTATATCGACTACCCGACGCTGGCGATCTAA
- a CDS encoding MFS transporter gives MPLSLLILALSAFAIGTTEFVIMGLLPDVAADLGVSIPGAGWLVTGYALGVAIGAPFMALATAKLPRKAALVALMGIFIVGNLLCALASDYNVLMFARVVTALCHGAFFGIGSVVAANLVPANKRASAVALMFTGLTLANVLGVPLGTALGQEAGWRSTFWAVTVIGVVALIGLIRFLPAKRDEEKLDMRAELAALKGAGIWLSLSMTALFAASMFTLFTYVAPLLGDVTGVSPKGVTWTLLLIGLGLTVGNIIGGKLADKRLAATLIGVFISMAVVSTALSWTSVALIPTEITLFLWATASFAAVPALQINVVTFGKAAPNLVSTLNIGAFNIGNALGAWVGGSVIAHGFGLTSVPLAAAALAILALLVTLITFRQSGDADLAPATN, from the coding sequence ATGCCCCTCTCGCTACTCATACTGGCCCTGAGCGCCTTCGCCATCGGCACCACCGAGTTCGTCATCATGGGCTTGTTGCCCGATGTGGCGGCGGACCTCGGCGTGTCGATCCCCGGCGCCGGTTGGCTGGTCACCGGCTACGCCCTGGGCGTGGCCATCGGCGCACCCTTCATGGCACTGGCCACCGCCAAGCTGCCACGCAAGGCCGCGCTGGTCGCGTTGATGGGCATTTTTATTGTCGGCAACCTGCTCTGCGCCCTGGCCAGTGACTACAACGTGCTGATGTTTGCCCGCGTGGTCACGGCACTCTGCCATGGCGCGTTCTTTGGGATTGGTTCGGTGGTGGCCGCCAACCTGGTGCCGGCCAACAAACGCGCTTCGGCCGTGGCCTTGATGTTCACCGGCCTGACCCTGGCCAACGTGCTGGGCGTGCCGCTGGGCACTGCACTTGGCCAGGAAGCCGGCTGGCGCTCGACCTTCTGGGCCGTGACGGTGATTGGGGTAGTGGCGTTGATCGGCCTGATCCGCTTCCTGCCGGCCAAGCGCGATGAAGAAAAACTCGACATGCGCGCCGAACTGGCGGCCCTCAAGGGCGCCGGCATCTGGCTGTCGTTGAGCATGACCGCACTGTTCGCCGCCTCGATGTTCACCCTCTTCACTTATGTTGCGCCACTGCTCGGCGATGTCACCGGCGTATCGCCCAAAGGCGTGACCTGGACCCTGCTGCTGATCGGCCTGGGCCTCACCGTGGGCAACATCATCGGCGGCAAGCTGGCGGACAAGCGCCTGGCAGCCACGTTGATCGGCGTGTTCATCAGCATGGCGGTGGTGTCCACCGCGCTGAGCTGGACCAGCGTCGCGCTAATCCCGACTGAAATCACCCTGTTCCTGTGGGCCACCGCCTCGTTTGCTGCCGTGCCGGCGTTGCAGATCAACGTGGTGACCTTCGGCAAGGCCGCACCGAACCTGGTGTCCACCTTGAACATCGGCGCCTTCAACATCGGCAACGCCCTCGGTGCCTGGGTCGGCGGCAGTGTGATTGCCCACGGCTTCGGCCTGACCAGCGTGCCACTGGCCGCTGCGGCCCTGGCGATCCTGGCGCTGCTGGTGACCTTGATTACTTTCCGTCAGAGCGGCGATGCCGACCTGGCCCCTGCGACCAACTGA
- a CDS encoding helix-turn-helix transcriptional regulator, whose protein sequence is MSIDLDEIIKALAHPVRRDILTWLKDPKVQFPEQLHNHEYGICAGQIDQRCGLSQSTVSAHLATLQRAGLISSQKAGQWHFFKRNEEVIQAFLAALTTELSADDNAAL, encoded by the coding sequence ATGTCCATCGACCTCGACGAAATAATAAAAGCCCTGGCGCACCCAGTACGACGAGACATCCTCACCTGGCTGAAAGACCCGAAAGTGCAATTCCCCGAGCAACTGCACAACCACGAATACGGCATTTGCGCCGGGCAGATCGACCAGCGCTGCGGCCTGTCCCAGTCGACCGTGTCGGCCCACCTGGCCACCTTGCAGCGGGCGGGTTTGATCAGCAGCCAGAAGGCCGGGCAGTGGCACTTTTTCAAACGCAATGAGGAAGTGATCCAAGCCTTCCTCGCTGCGCTCACCACCGAACTCAGCGCGGACGACAACGCAGCGCTGTAA
- a CDS encoding ACP phosphodiesterase: MNYLAHLHLGGQLPAQMLGSLYGDFVKGRLQGQFSPQIESAIQLHRSIDRFTDSHPLVGEALSRFSLTRRRYAGIVLDVFFDHCLARDWALYADQPLEHFTSQVYRVLAAEPQLPGRLAQIAPWMAADDWLGSYREFAVMEQVLRGISRRLTQPEELGFAMQELRELYEPLSDDFRVFYPKLQAFAQTQLTTDI, encoded by the coding sequence ATGAATTATCTCGCACATCTACACCTGGGCGGCCAACTTCCTGCGCAAATGCTGGGCAGCCTCTATGGCGACTTCGTCAAAGGCCGCCTGCAGGGCCAGTTCAGCCCGCAAATCGAATCGGCGATTCAGTTGCATCGCTCGATTGACCGCTTTACCGATAGCCACCCATTGGTCGGCGAAGCATTGTCGCGTTTCAGCCTCACCCGCAGGCGGTATGCCGGGATCGTCCTCGATGTGTTTTTCGATCACTGCCTGGCACGGGATTGGGCGTTGTATGCCGACCAACCGCTGGAGCACTTCACCTCGCAGGTGTACCGCGTGCTGGCAGCCGAGCCGCAGTTGCCGGGGCGGCTGGCGCAGATTGCGCCCTGGATGGCAGCGGATGACTGGCTGGGCTCGTACCGCGAGTTCGCGGTGATGGAGCAGGTGTTGCGGGGGATCTCGCGGCGGCTGACGCAGCCGGAGGAGTTGGGGTTTGCGATGCAGGAGTTGCGGGAGCTTTATGAGCCGTTGAGTGATGACTTCCGGGTGTTCTATCCAAAGTTACAGGCGTTTGCACAAACCCAGCTGACTACTGATATCTAA
- a CDS encoding lysophospholipid acyltransferase family protein → MSRLRVYGRIARVLLVVALGLSMASVFGLFERLGVANSMVRRQRWSRFFMARLTNALPFRVTVHGELPTQPMLWVSNHVSWTDIPLLGAVAPMSFLSKAEVRTWPVAGWLAAKAGSLFIRRGSGDSQLIRKQMTRHLEQQHPLLMFPEGTTTDGRSLRTFHGRLLASAIDADVALQPVAIRYLRDGQVDPLAPFIGDDDLLSHLMRLFGNDQGDVEIHVLKPIACAGQERAALAYQAQQAVQKALFGPVPEAEQVDARPAYAA, encoded by the coding sequence ATGAGCCGCCTGCGCGTGTACGGGCGCATTGCCCGCGTGTTGCTGGTGGTGGCGCTGGGGTTGAGCATGGCCAGTGTGTTTGGTTTGTTTGAGCGCCTGGGGGTTGCCAACTCGATGGTGCGCCGCCAGCGCTGGTCACGATTCTTTATGGCGCGGCTGACCAACGCCCTGCCCTTTCGCGTAACGGTGCACGGCGAGTTGCCGACGCAGCCGATGCTGTGGGTGAGCAATCACGTGTCTTGGACCGATATTCCATTGCTCGGCGCGGTGGCGCCGATGTCGTTCCTGTCCAAGGCCGAAGTGCGTACCTGGCCGGTGGCTGGCTGGTTAGCGGCCAAGGCCGGCAGTTTGTTTATCCGCCGCGGCTCGGGCGACAGCCAGTTGATCCGCAAACAGATGACCCGTCACCTGGAGCAACAGCACCCGCTGCTGATGTTCCCGGAAGGCACCACCACTGACGGGCGCAGCCTGCGCACGTTCCACGGGCGCTTGCTGGCCAGTGCGATCGACGCGGATGTGGCGCTGCAGCCCGTGGCGATCCGTTACCTGCGCGATGGCCAGGTGGACCCGCTGGCGCCGTTTATTGGCGATGATGATTTGCTCTCGCACTTGATGCGGCTGTTCGGCAATGACCAGGGCGATGTGGAAATCCATGTGCTCAAGCCGATTGCCTGCGCCGGGCAGGAACGTGCGGCGCTGGCGTATCAGGCGCAGCAGGCGGTGCAGAAGGCGTTGTTTGGGCCGGTTCCAGAGGCTGAACAAGTGGATGCTCGACCTGCGTATGCTGCTTGA
- the olsB gene encoding L-ornithine N(alpha)-acyltransferase, with the protein MTQIARISDTGNERRLQAERLVGAKALQEAQALRFNVFSGEFNAKLKGAELGLDMDDYDVHCSHIGVRDMNSGRLVATTRLLDHQAASTLGRFYSEEEFSLHGLLHLQGPILEIGRTCVDPAYRNGGTIAVLWGELAEVLNQGGYSYLMGCASIPMHDGGIQAHAIMQRLRERYLCNEHLRAEPKKPLPALDLPSNVIAEMPPLLKAYMRLGAKICGEPCWDEDFQVADVFILLKRDELCPRYARHFKAAM; encoded by the coding sequence ATGACTCAGATCGCCCGCATCAGCGACACCGGCAATGAACGCCGTCTGCAAGCCGAACGCCTGGTTGGCGCCAAGGCTTTGCAGGAAGCCCAGGCCCTGCGTTTCAACGTGTTCAGCGGCGAGTTCAACGCCAAGCTGAAAGGTGCGGAACTGGGTCTGGACATGGATGACTATGATGTTCACTGCAGCCACATCGGTGTGCGCGACATGAACAGCGGTCGATTGGTAGCCACCACCCGTTTGCTCGACCACCAGGCCGCCAGCACCTTGGGCCGGTTCTACAGCGAAGAAGAATTCAGCCTGCACGGCCTGCTGCACCTGCAAGGCCCGATCCTGGAAATCGGCCGTACCTGCGTCGACCCGGCCTACCGCAACGGCGGCACCATCGCCGTGCTCTGGGGCGAGTTGGCCGAAGTGCTCAACCAGGGCGGCTACAGCTACCTGATGGGCTGCGCGAGCATCCCGATGCACGACGGCGGCATCCAGGCACACGCGATCATGCAGCGCCTGCGCGAACGCTACTTGTGCAACGAACACCTGCGCGCCGAACCGAAAAAACCGCTGCCGGCGCTGGACCTGCCGTCTAACGTGATCGCGGAAATGCCGCCGTTGCTCAAGGCCTATATGCGCCTGGGCGCGAAGATCTGCGGCGAGCCGTGCTGGGATGAAGACTTCCAGGTGGCCGACGTATTCATCCTGCTCAAGCGCGATGAGTTATGCCCGCGTTACGCCCGCCACTTCAAGGCTGCAATGTGA
- a CDS encoding serine hydrolase yields MVRGLLCVALLLATVTARAESWPDKDWAKATPLAGPAVEALDRYAFPPRDDTTRQGIRTDALLVIRDGEIIYERYAAPTTASTPHLTWSISKSLMATVLGVAYGDNRFKLNDPVARFYPPMKQHPTVTMADLLHWASGLDWQEDYEYAPLKSSVVAMLYTRGRADMAEFAANTEASSAPGQAFRYSSGDSNILSAALKGMLGHKAYMSYPWDALFKPLGIRNATWETDADETFVASSYAYLTARDLARVGLLMARDGRWGEQQLLPKAWVDFNLQPFDKYKAGQDEAVPGGHWWLNQGVPRPWLDAPADTFAALGHWGQALYVMPAEHLVIVRYGDDRDGSYRHNELLKHVLAAVQP; encoded by the coding sequence ATGGTCAGAGGCCTGTTGTGTGTTGCCCTGTTGTTAGCCACCGTTACTGCCCGCGCCGAAAGCTGGCCAGACAAGGATTGGGCCAAGGCCACGCCACTCGCCGGCCCGGCCGTCGAAGCCCTCGACAGGTACGCGTTCCCTCCGCGTGACGACACCACCCGCCAAGGCATCCGCACCGATGCGCTGCTGGTGATCCGCGACGGTGAAATCATCTATGAACGCTACGCCGCGCCCACCACCGCCAGTACGCCGCACCTGACCTGGTCCATCAGCAAAAGCCTGATGGCCACCGTGCTTGGCGTGGCCTATGGCGACAACCGCTTCAAATTGAACGACCCCGTAGCGCGCTTCTACCCGCCGATGAAGCAACACCCCACGGTGACCATGGCCGACCTGCTGCACTGGGCCTCGGGCCTGGACTGGCAGGAAGACTACGAATACGCCCCGCTGAAATCCTCGGTGGTAGCGATGCTCTACACCCGTGGCCGCGCCGACATGGCCGAGTTTGCCGCCAACACCGAGGCGTCCAGCGCCCCGGGCCAGGCCTTCCGTTATTCCAGCGGAGACAGCAATATCCTGTCCGCCGCGCTCAAGGGCATGCTTGGCCACAAGGCGTATATGAGCTACCCGTGGGACGCGCTGTTCAAGCCGCTGGGCATTCGCAACGCCACCTGGGAAACCGACGCCGACGAAACTTTTGTCGCCTCGTCCTACGCCTACCTGACCGCCCGCGACCTGGCACGCGTCGGTCTGTTGATGGCACGGGACGGACGCTGGGGGGAGCAACAGTTGCTGCCTAAAGCCTGGGTCGATTTCAATCTCCAGCCGTTCGACAAGTACAAGGCGGGCCAGGACGAAGCCGTACCGGGCGGCCATTGGTGGCTCAACCAGGGCGTGCCCCGGCCCTGGCTCGACGCCCCCGCCGACACCTTCGCCGCCCTCGGCCACTGGGGCCAGGCGCTGTACGTGATGCCCGCCGAACACCTGGTGATCGTGCGCTACGGCGACGACCGCGACGGCAGCTATCGCCATAACGAACTGCTCAAGCACGTGCTCGCGGCGGTGCAACCATGA